A stretch of Rhizobium sp. TH2 DNA encodes these proteins:
- a CDS encoding MDR family oxidoreductase translates to MTFRALLVEKADDGTITQSVQELDDDRLPEGNVTVRVEYSTLNYKDGLCMHGQGGLVRTYPHVPGVDFSGVVEESSDPLYRPGDRVVLTGWRVGELRWGGYASRARVNADWLVKLPEAISTRNAMAIGTAGLTSMLAVIALEKAGLTPDKGEVLVTGAAGGVGSVAVAILAKLGYRVAAVTGRAEAADYLKELGAETIVARTELAEASSKPLESERWAAAVDAVGGEMLGRVLKQMKYNGAVASIGLAGGAAVPSFTVIPFLLRGVNLLGIDSVMKPYQPRLEAWNRLVSDLPMDKLERMISEHGLQDMPALGKKIIEGGVKGRVVVDPNR, encoded by the coding sequence ATGACGTTCAGGGCGCTGTTGGTGGAGAAGGCCGACGACGGCACGATCACACAATCCGTGCAGGAGCTCGATGACGACCGGCTGCCTGAGGGCAATGTCACGGTTCGGGTCGAATATTCAACGCTGAACTACAAGGACGGGCTCTGCATGCACGGCCAGGGCGGGCTGGTCCGCACCTATCCACATGTGCCGGGCGTGGATTTTTCCGGCGTGGTGGAAGAGTCCTCCGATCCGCTCTACCGGCCCGGCGACCGCGTGGTGCTGACCGGCTGGCGCGTCGGCGAGTTGCGTTGGGGCGGCTATGCCTCCCGCGCGAGGGTCAATGCCGATTGGCTGGTGAAGCTGCCGGAGGCGATCTCGACGCGCAACGCCATGGCCATTGGCACCGCAGGTCTTACATCCATGCTGGCGGTCATCGCGCTGGAAAAGGCGGGGCTGACACCAGATAAGGGCGAGGTTCTGGTGACGGGTGCGGCCGGTGGCGTCGGCTCGGTCGCCGTCGCCATCCTGGCGAAGCTCGGATACCGAGTCGCGGCCGTCACCGGACGGGCCGAGGCTGCGGACTATCTTAAAGAGCTCGGCGCTGAAACAATTGTCGCCCGGACTGAATTGGCGGAAGCCAGCAGCAAGCCGCTCGAATCCGAGCGTTGGGCGGCAGCGGTGGATGCCGTGGGTGGCGAGATGCTGGGGCGCGTCCTGAAGCAGATGAAGTATAATGGCGCGGTCGCCTCGATCGGGCTTGCGGGCGGGGCGGCTGTCCCGTCCTTCACCGTCATTCCGTTCCTGCTGCGCGGGGTCAACCTGCTCGGCATCGACTCTGTGATGAAACCCTACCAGCCGCGTCTTGAGGCATGGAACCGCCTCGTCAGCGATCTCCCGATGGATAAACTCGAGAGGATGATCTCCGAACACGGTCTTCAAGACATGCCCGCCCTCGGGAAGAAGATCATCGAGGGCGGAGTGAAGGGGCGTGTCGTGGTCGATCCGAACCGTTGA